Proteins encoded within one genomic window of Raineyella fluvialis:
- a CDS encoding SulP family inorganic anion transporter, which produces MLPGLRVLRHYQRRWLRGDLLAGVTVAAYLVPQVMAYAGVAGLPAVTGLWAIVGPLLLYAVLGSSRQLSVGPESTTALMTATAIATLAPDAGPGQRATLAAVLALTVALICFVGWATGLGFLSEFFSTPVLLGYMSGIAALMILSQLGKVSRIATDGRSTYLEVRSLLQNAGQLHWQTAVLALAVLAALLLLDRFLPRWPGPLLAMVASAGIVAGWDLTAVGIRVVGAVPAGLPPFGPPDLSGIPWREMVPVAVGVALVGYTDNVLTGRSFAVRQGAEIDSDQEFLALGAANIAAGLSGGFPVSSSGSRTALGAAMGGRTQVASLVSLACVLATLFFLGPVIASFPSAALGAVVIFAALKLIDLREWRRVSRFRRSELVLAVLTTAGVLAFDVLIGIAIAVGLSIIDLLRRLTAPAEAVLGRVPGTPGMYDTADTPAAQPVPGLVVYRYDAPLFFANSVDFRRRALQAALSAETPTRWFLLNAEANGEVDLTAGDEMEQLRRMLDEHGIRFAIARLNEEALAQLERAGIIDAVGRDYVFPTLPTAISAFEEWAAGHPADEPADAESHDAESHNAESHADEPDGGSAAGQPGRRRRRRRHRAGDVSGPDVTSS; this is translated from the coding sequence GTGCTTCCCGGCCTCCGGGTCCTGCGCCACTACCAACGGCGCTGGCTTCGGGGTGACCTGCTCGCCGGTGTCACCGTCGCGGCGTATCTCGTCCCCCAGGTGATGGCGTACGCGGGGGTTGCCGGTCTGCCGGCCGTGACGGGACTGTGGGCGATCGTCGGGCCACTGCTGCTCTATGCCGTGCTGGGGAGTTCCCGTCAGCTCTCCGTCGGGCCCGAGTCGACCACGGCGCTGATGACGGCGACGGCCATCGCCACCCTGGCTCCCGACGCGGGTCCCGGCCAGCGTGCCACCCTGGCCGCGGTCCTCGCCCTCACGGTGGCGCTGATCTGCTTCGTGGGATGGGCGACCGGCCTGGGCTTCCTGTCGGAGTTCTTCTCCACCCCGGTGTTGCTCGGCTACATGAGCGGCATCGCCGCCCTGATGATCCTCAGCCAGTTGGGCAAGGTGTCGCGGATCGCGACCGATGGTCGCAGCACCTACCTCGAGGTCCGTAGCCTCCTCCAGAACGCCGGCCAGTTGCACTGGCAGACCGCAGTCCTGGCCCTGGCGGTCCTGGCGGCGCTCCTTCTGCTCGACCGCTTCCTGCCGCGCTGGCCTGGGCCCCTGCTCGCGATGGTCGCCTCGGCCGGCATCGTGGCCGGCTGGGACCTCACCGCCGTCGGTATCCGGGTCGTCGGTGCCGTTCCCGCAGGACTGCCGCCGTTCGGACCACCCGACTTGTCAGGCATCCCGTGGCGCGAGATGGTCCCCGTCGCCGTCGGCGTCGCCCTGGTCGGGTACACCGACAACGTCCTCACGGGTCGGTCCTTCGCCGTTCGCCAGGGGGCGGAGATCGATTCCGACCAGGAGTTCCTCGCCCTCGGGGCCGCCAACATCGCGGCCGGCCTCTCGGGCGGCTTCCCGGTCAGCAGCAGCGGGAGCCGCACCGCGCTGGGAGCGGCGATGGGTGGCCGGACGCAGGTCGCCTCACTCGTCTCCCTCGCCTGTGTCCTGGCCACCCTGTTCTTCCTCGGGCCGGTCATCGCCTCGTTCCCGTCCGCGGCGCTCGGTGCGGTCGTGATCTTCGCCGCCCTGAAGTTGATCGACCTGCGCGAATGGCGACGCGTGTCCCGCTTCCGCCGCAGCGAGCTCGTCCTGGCCGTCCTCACCACGGCCGGGGTGCTGGCGTTCGACGTGCTGATCGGCATCGCCATCGCGGTCGGGTTGTCCATCATCGACCTGCTCCGACGGCTCACGGCCCCCGCCGAGGCCGTCCTCGGGCGGGTGCCGGGAACGCCGGGCATGTACGACACGGCTGACACCCCGGCCGCCCAGCCGGTTCCCGGGCTGGTCGTCTATCGGTACGACGCTCCGCTGTTCTTCGCCAACTCCGTGGACTTCCGCCGCCGGGCTCTACAGGCGGCCCTGTCGGCCGAGACGCCGACCCGCTGGTTCCTGCTCAATGCGGAGGCCAACGGTGAGGTCGACCTCACCGCCGGCGACGAGATGGAACAACTGCGCAGGATGCTGGACGAGCACGGCATCCGGTTCGCCATCGCTCGTCTCAACGAGGAGGCCCTGGCGCAGCTGGAACGTGCCGGCATCATCGACGCCGTGGGCCGCGACTACGTGTTCCCCACCCTCCCGACGGCGATCTCTGCCTTCGAGGAATGGGCCGCCGGGCACCCGGCCGATGAGCCGGCCGACGCCGAAAGCCACGACGCCGAAAGCCACAACGCCGAAAGCCACGCGGACGAGCCCGACGGCGGGTCGGCGGCCGGCCAGCCGGGTCGGCGCCGCAGGCGTCGGCGTCATCGTGCGGGCGACGTCAGCGGGCCCGACGTCACTTCCAGCTGA
- a CDS encoding Ku protein: MAYEHIDKAYEADGRRVVLTEQELENLPAEAAHEIQVLQFVPSEQIDPLTLGSAYYLEPGSRAAKPYLLLRSTLEQTARTAVVKYALRQRTRLGVLRVRGDLMVLQSLLWADEVREPDFAGKVPDASVTEAEQSMANMLVAQLSEDFDPSAYVDDYQVQLKELVEARLAADEGVIVAEPTPAPAVEGGEVIDLMAALQASLERKRGGSADTDTEADTEHKGPAVGKKRAAHDKKSGAGRGDEVEAADEAAGDEAAGDEAATRTSGGKSRRKAV, translated from the coding sequence GTGGCGTACGAGCACATCGACAAGGCGTACGAAGCCGACGGCAGGCGCGTGGTGCTCACGGAGCAGGAGTTGGAGAATCTGCCGGCCGAGGCGGCCCATGAGATCCAGGTGCTGCAGTTCGTGCCGAGCGAACAGATCGACCCCCTGACCCTCGGCTCCGCCTATTACCTGGAGCCCGGCTCCCGGGCGGCCAAGCCCTACCTCCTGTTGCGGTCGACTCTCGAGCAGACCGCACGGACGGCCGTGGTCAAGTACGCCCTGCGCCAGCGGACCCGACTCGGAGTGCTGCGGGTGCGCGGCGATCTCATGGTCCTGCAGTCGTTGTTGTGGGCCGACGAGGTCCGGGAGCCTGACTTCGCGGGCAAGGTCCCCGACGCGTCGGTGACGGAGGCGGAGCAGTCGATGGCCAACATGCTCGTGGCGCAACTGTCCGAGGATTTCGACCCCTCGGCGTACGTCGACGACTACCAGGTGCAGCTCAAGGAGCTCGTTGAGGCCCGGCTTGCGGCGGATGAGGGCGTAATCGTCGCCGAACCCACCCCGGCACCCGCGGTCGAGGGCGGCGAAGTCATCGACCTGATGGCCGCCCTGCAGGCCTCCCTCGAACGCAAGCGCGGCGGTTCGGCCGACACGGACACAGAGGCGGACACCGAGCACAAGGGGCCAGCGGTCGGCAAGAAGCGCGCAGCGCATGACAAGAAGTCGGGTGCGGGGCGTGGTGACGAGGTTGAGGCCGCTGACGAGGCGGCCGGTGACGAGGCGGCTGGTGACGAGGCGGCCACGCGCACCTCAGGCGGCAAGTCCCGGCGGAAGGCTGTCTGA
- the ligD gene encoding non-homologous end-joining DNA ligase: MEGKPRTIHVEGRAIRLTNPDKILYPSTGTRKGDVLEYYLAVAERLVGWARDRPATRKRWVHGVGTAEAPGQAFFTKQLERGAPAWVARQDIPHTERVITYPLVNDAATLAWLTQVDTLEIHVPQWRFTASGEQGPPDRLVLDLDPGPGTGLRECVRVAREARDILAGMGLGATPVTSGSKGIHLYAQLTGTESSEQVSAVARALAEALRHELPTLVVSEMRKSLRVDRVLLDWSQNNARKTTICPWSLRGRLTPTVAAPRDWDELDDPQLAQLSLHDVLDRLDQSIGNGSGPVEGTGGRDLPPPADRADHATLRSPERSYSPMLATPGTLASMSGAGWAYEMKWDGIRVIARVRDHTVRLTSRGGRDVTATYPELAQIAARAGVDMVLDGEVVAIGSGRPDFALLQRRMNLTGAGDIRRLSVEVPVTFMAFDLLEAEGQDLTGQTYDERRALLEDLVPSGGVVQVPLAHHGSAAEAMEISAELGLEGVVAKRRTSRYHPGVRSSSWLKVKHHRSQEVVVVGWRPLTGGVDVGSVLMAVPDPSGALVFAGRVGSGFSDRARAEARELLLPLAVPTPQLDVPSAEVAGTHWVDPRLVAEVRYGEVTPEGRLRHPVWRGWRPDRMPQDVRWE; this comes from the coding sequence ATGGAGGGCAAGCCGCGAACGATCCACGTCGAGGGCCGCGCGATCAGGTTGACCAATCCGGACAAGATCCTCTACCCGTCCACGGGGACCCGGAAGGGCGACGTTCTCGAGTACTACCTGGCCGTCGCGGAACGCCTCGTCGGCTGGGCCCGCGACCGCCCGGCGACCCGCAAGCGTTGGGTGCATGGCGTCGGGACCGCCGAGGCCCCCGGACAGGCCTTCTTCACCAAGCAACTGGAGCGGGGGGCACCGGCATGGGTGGCCCGCCAGGACATCCCGCACACGGAGCGCGTCATCACCTATCCCCTCGTCAACGACGCCGCGACCCTCGCCTGGCTGACCCAGGTGGACACCCTGGAGATCCACGTCCCACAGTGGCGGTTCACCGCCTCGGGCGAGCAGGGACCGCCCGACCGACTCGTCCTCGACCTCGATCCGGGGCCCGGCACCGGACTGAGGGAGTGTGTCCGCGTGGCTCGCGAGGCACGCGACATCCTCGCCGGCATGGGACTCGGTGCGACGCCGGTCACGTCCGGCTCGAAGGGGATCCACCTGTACGCGCAGCTGACCGGCACCGAATCGTCCGAGCAGGTCAGCGCTGTCGCGCGAGCGCTCGCCGAGGCCCTGCGACACGAACTGCCGACCCTCGTCGTGTCGGAGATGCGCAAGTCCCTGCGGGTCGACCGTGTCCTTCTGGACTGGTCGCAGAACAACGCCCGGAAGACCACCATCTGCCCGTGGTCCCTGCGTGGCCGGCTCACCCCGACAGTGGCGGCTCCTCGGGACTGGGACGAGCTGGATGACCCTCAGTTGGCGCAGCTGTCCCTGCATGACGTGCTGGACCGCCTCGACCAGTCGATCGGGAACGGCTCGGGCCCCGTCGAGGGGACCGGCGGTCGGGATCTCCCGCCGCCAGCTGACCGAGCCGACCATGCCACCCTGCGATCGCCGGAACGCTCCTACTCCCCCATGCTGGCCACGCCCGGGACCCTGGCGTCGATGTCGGGTGCCGGATGGGCGTACGAGATGAAGTGGGACGGCATCCGGGTCATCGCACGAGTGAGGGACCACACCGTACGACTCACGAGCAGAGGCGGCCGCGACGTGACCGCGACCTATCCCGAGCTGGCGCAGATCGCGGCGCGGGCCGGTGTGGACATGGTGCTGGACGGTGAGGTGGTGGCCATCGGCTCGGGCCGGCCCGACTTCGCGCTGCTGCAGCGGCGGATGAATCTGACCGGGGCAGGAGACATCCGCCGGCTCAGCGTCGAGGTCCCCGTGACGTTCATGGCGTTCGACCTGCTCGAGGCCGAGGGGCAGGACCTCACCGGTCAGACGTACGACGAGCGGCGGGCACTCCTCGAAGACCTGGTGCCCTCGGGGGGCGTTGTCCAGGTGCCGCTGGCGCACCATGGCTCAGCGGCCGAGGCGATGGAGATCTCGGCCGAGCTCGGGCTGGAGGGTGTCGTCGCCAAGCGGCGAACGTCCCGCTATCACCCCGGCGTACGCTCCTCGTCCTGGCTGAAGGTCAAGCACCACCGAAGCCAGGAGGTGGTGGTGGTCGGGTGGCGGCCACTGACGGGCGGTGTCGACGTGGGGTCGGTCCTCATGGCGGTGCCGGACCCCTCCGGGGCCCTGGTCTTCGCCGGGCGGGTGGGGTCCGGGTTCAGTGACCGGGCGCGGGCCGAGGCCCGGGAGCTGCTCCTCCCGCTCGCGGTGCCGACACCACAGCTGGATGTCCCGTCCGCGGAGGTTGCCGGGACCCACTGGGTGGACCCGCGGCTGGTGGCGGAGGTGCGTTATGGCGAGGTCACGCCCGAGGGGAGACTGCGGCATCCGGTCTGGCGGGGCTGGCGGCCGGACCGGATGCCGCAGGACGTGCGGTGGGAATGA
- a CDS encoding YgaP family membrane protein yields MIKNIGSTDRLIRFILGPILIVLAYILGFTSVLGIVAVIVGLLLIGTASISTCPLYLALHLSTAPKTTQPSSDVEPDAVH; encoded by the coding sequence GTGATCAAGAACATCGGTAGCACCGACCGTCTCATCCGTTTCATCCTGGGCCCGATCCTCATCGTCCTGGCCTACATCCTCGGCTTCACGTCCGTCCTCGGCATCGTCGCGGTCATCGTCGGCCTTCTGCTGATCGGGACCGCTTCGATCTCCACCTGCCCGCTCTACCTGGCGCTGCACCTGAGCACAGCTCCGAAGACCACACAGCCGTCGTCGGATGTCGAGCCCGACGCCGTCCACTGA
- the nrdR gene encoding transcriptional regulator NrdR, translating to MYCPFCRHHDTRVLDSRATEDGQCIRRRRQCPECGRRFTTVEQMLLSVSKRSGVVEPFDRDKVVQGVRKACKGRPVTEDQLARLGQQVEDAIRASGQTLIPSHAVGVAILGPLQELDEVAYLRFASVYRQFQSAEDFEAEIAALRAGSTPIAATNA from the coding sequence GTGTATTGCCCGTTCTGTCGCCACCATGACACGCGCGTCCTGGATTCACGAGCCACCGAGGACGGTCAGTGCATCCGCCGGCGTCGCCAGTGCCCCGAATGCGGACGTCGCTTCACCACCGTGGAGCAGATGCTGCTCTCGGTGAGCAAGCGGTCTGGTGTCGTCGAGCCGTTCGATCGTGACAAGGTCGTCCAGGGTGTTCGCAAGGCCTGTAAGGGCCGCCCCGTCACGGAGGACCAGTTGGCCCGGCTCGGCCAACAGGTCGAGGACGCGATCCGGGCCTCCGGCCAGACCCTCATCCCGTCACATGCGGTCGGGGTGGCGATCCTCGGCCCCCTGCAGGAGCTCGACGAGGTGGCCTATCTGCGCTTCGCCAGCGTCTACCGCCAGTTCCAGTCCGCCGAGGACTTCGAGGCCGAGATCGCCGCCCTTCGGGCCGGGTCGACCCCGATCGCCGCTACCAACGCCTAG
- the lexA gene encoding transcriptional repressor LexA → MADVPDVIPAPRRGRPRTSAVEEQVRAARRARRQDLAEREQRPTAPPRPLGELTPRQRLILDLIRATVEDRGYPPTVRELGEAAGLSSPSSVSHQLKVLEEKGYIRRDPNRPRAMEVVTGSDAASPEASSGPEVPAFDPTGLRDAMPTAVNVPVVGRIAAGVPITAEEHIEDVFALPKQLVGEGTVFMLEVRGDSMIEAAICDGDWVVVRQQPDAENGDIVAAMLDDEATVKTFKRTADKVWLLPHNPAFEPIDGSAATVLGKVVAVLRRV, encoded by the coding sequence ATGGCCGATGTACCGGACGTGATCCCGGCTCCCCGACGAGGGCGCCCCCGTACGAGCGCCGTCGAGGAACAGGTGCGAGCGGCGCGCCGCGCCCGTCGCCAGGACCTCGCCGAGCGGGAGCAGCGTCCGACCGCTCCTCCTCGCCCCTTGGGGGAGCTCACCCCGCGCCAGCGCCTGATCCTGGATCTCATCCGCGCGACCGTGGAGGACCGCGGCTATCCGCCCACTGTTCGTGAGCTGGGAGAGGCTGCCGGCCTGTCCAGTCCGTCAAGCGTCTCCCACCAGCTGAAGGTGCTGGAGGAGAAGGGCTACATCCGGCGCGACCCCAATCGCCCGCGTGCCATGGAGGTGGTGACGGGGAGTGACGCAGCGTCTCCGGAGGCATCGTCCGGCCCCGAGGTCCCCGCCTTCGATCCCACCGGTCTGCGCGATGCGATGCCCACCGCGGTCAACGTGCCGGTCGTCGGCCGGATCGCTGCTGGCGTCCCGATCACCGCGGAGGAGCACATCGAGGACGTCTTCGCCCTGCCGAAGCAACTCGTCGGCGAGGGCACCGTGTTCATGCTCGAGGTTCGTGGCGACTCCATGATCGAAGCCGCCATCTGTGACGGCGACTGGGTCGTCGTGCGTCAGCAGCCGGATGCCGAGAACGGGGACATCGTCGCGGCCATGCTGGACGACGAGGCGACGGTGAAGACGTTCAAGCGCACGGCGGACAAGGTGTGGCTGCTGCCGCACAACCCCGCGTTCGAGCCGATCGACGGCAGCGCGGCGACCGTTCTGGGCAAGGTCGTCGCCGTGCTGCGCCGGGTCTGA
- a CDS encoding ATP-dependent DNA helicase, translating into MAHAVADALAGREHLLVQAGTGTGKSLGYLAPVLAHLAAHPDDRVVIATATLALQAQLADSDIPHALAALENVAGKRVRSAVLKGRSNYACLLRVRENGVAEQQGLFGGAEVVDQIRGSGADDVSVLGAEVLALREWAEEEAERDGLADRDVAPTHTARGWAQVSISSRECLGAQRCPFGAECFVERSRERARAADLVVTNHALLAIDAMQEGSVLPEHSAVVIDEAHELVARVTGAASAELSPQIVERVAKRAMAWMDDDTALDLMDAGEALGTALDSAPLARVEPGDSALTTALAQVRDLARDGVSQLGKGKEGREADNERRQAQATLQEVFEVAERMASPTEGDVVWVIDRDRSGRELRAAPLSVAGLMRGSILSGRTVIFTSATLKVGGGFTKVAGSFGLRASEQVEDTEQNGDKGPSADEVMGEGFTAAMEGVLPWRAFDVGSPFDYSRQGILYLARDLPRPGREGTDPAVLAEIAQLVWAAGGHTLGLFSSQRAAQAAAEYVRQELPALEVLLQGDAHLAELTRTFVAEPATSLFGTLSLWQGVDVPGDTCRLVIIDKIPFPRPDEPLMQARQQEVERHGGNGFMSVAATHAALLLAQGAGRLIRRTTDRGMVAVLDPRIVTARYGSFLRASLPPMWTTTTSDVAVQALQRLAAEADRTTEHDA; encoded by the coding sequence ATGGCGCACGCTGTGGCCGACGCCCTGGCGGGCCGTGAGCACCTGCTGGTCCAGGCCGGCACCGGCACCGGCAAGTCCCTCGGTTATCTCGCTCCCGTCCTGGCCCATCTCGCGGCCCATCCCGACGACCGGGTGGTGATCGCGACCGCGACACTGGCGTTGCAGGCGCAGCTCGCCGACAGTGACATCCCGCACGCCCTGGCGGCGCTGGAGAACGTGGCCGGCAAGCGGGTACGGTCCGCCGTGCTCAAGGGGAGGTCGAACTACGCCTGTCTGCTGCGGGTCCGTGAGAACGGAGTGGCCGAGCAGCAGGGGCTGTTCGGTGGTGCGGAGGTGGTCGACCAGATCCGCGGCTCCGGGGCCGACGACGTCTCCGTGCTCGGGGCCGAGGTGCTCGCCCTGCGGGAGTGGGCGGAGGAGGAAGCGGAGCGGGACGGGCTCGCCGATCGTGATGTCGCCCCGACGCACACGGCCCGGGGCTGGGCCCAGGTCTCGATCTCGTCGCGGGAATGCCTCGGGGCGCAGCGCTGTCCGTTCGGGGCGGAGTGCTTCGTGGAGCGGTCCAGGGAGCGTGCCCGAGCCGCGGATCTGGTCGTGACGAACCATGCACTGCTGGCCATTGACGCCATGCAGGAGGGGTCGGTGCTCCCCGAGCACTCTGCCGTGGTGATCGACGAGGCCCACGAACTGGTTGCCCGGGTGACCGGTGCCGCCTCTGCCGAACTCAGTCCTCAGATCGTCGAGCGGGTGGCCAAGCGGGCGATGGCCTGGATGGATGACGACACCGCGTTGGACCTGATGGATGCCGGCGAGGCCCTCGGGACAGCGTTGGACAGCGCGCCACTCGCCCGGGTGGAGCCGGGGGATTCCGCTCTGACGACGGCTCTGGCCCAGGTCCGGGACCTCGCCCGCGACGGGGTGTCCCAGCTGGGCAAGGGAAAGGAGGGCCGGGAGGCCGACAACGAGCGGCGCCAGGCCCAGGCGACCCTCCAGGAAGTGTTCGAGGTCGCCGAGCGGATGGCCTCCCCGACCGAGGGTGACGTCGTCTGGGTGATCGACCGGGATCGATCGGGCCGGGAGCTGCGCGCGGCACCGTTGTCCGTGGCCGGGCTGATGCGTGGGTCGATCCTTTCCGGCCGGACCGTGATCTTCACCTCGGCGACGCTGAAGGTCGGGGGCGGCTTCACCAAAGTCGCCGGGTCCTTCGGCCTGCGGGCATCCGAGCAGGTGGAGGACACCGAGCAGAACGGGGACAAGGGTCCCTCCGCCGACGAGGTGATGGGAGAGGGCTTCACCGCGGCGATGGAGGGTGTCCTCCCCTGGCGAGCCTTCGACGTCGGATCGCCCTTCGACTACAGCCGGCAGGGGATCCTGTACCTGGCCCGCGACCTGCCCCGCCCGGGGCGCGAGGGGACCGACCCCGCGGTGTTGGCCGAGATCGCCCAGCTCGTCTGGGCCGCTGGCGGTCACACTCTCGGACTGTTCTCCTCCCAGCGGGCGGCGCAGGCTGCGGCCGAGTACGTCCGCCAGGAACTGCCGGCATTGGAGGTGCTGTTGCAGGGGGATGCCCATCTCGCCGAACTGACCCGGACGTTCGTGGCGGAGCCGGCGACCAGTCTTTTCGGGACGCTCTCCCTGTGGCAGGGGGTTGACGTGCCGGGGGACACCTGCCGCTTGGTCATCATCGACAAGATCCCCTTCCCGCGCCCGGACGAGCCGCTCATGCAAGCGCGCCAGCAGGAGGTCGAGCGCCACGGGGGCAACGGATTCATGTCGGTGGCCGCCACGCATGCGGCGCTGCTCCTCGCCCAAGGAGCCGGCCGGCTGATCCGCCGCACTACCGATCGGGGGATGGTCGCCGTCCTGGACCCTCGGATCGTCACTGCCCGCTACGGGAGCTTCCTGCGCGCGTCACTCCCGCCGATGTGGACCACGACCACGTCGGACGTCGCCGTGCAGGCGCTGCAGCGGCTGGCTGCCGAGGCGGACCGGACAACCGAACACGATGCCTGA
- a CDS encoding DUF4440 domain-containing protein: protein MSDRGSAPHPVGDSPEDADVRAVIEAELELLRPATATDRARIEQLLAPDFREVGASGRLWDRTAMVEAMVAGPSARSVRASDIEGRRVGADLVLVTCVSISGHRRAHRTSLWRRYGRRWRIVHHQGTFIPEREHDPG, encoded by the coding sequence ATGAGCGACAGGGGCAGCGCGCCGCACCCGGTGGGCGACAGCCCGGAGGACGCCGACGTCCGGGCGGTCATCGAGGCCGAGCTCGAGCTGCTGCGACCGGCGACGGCGACGGATCGCGCACGGATCGAGCAACTACTGGCCCCGGATTTCCGAGAGGTCGGGGCCTCCGGTCGTCTCTGGGACCGGACCGCGATGGTCGAGGCCATGGTCGCCGGCCCGTCGGCACGCTCCGTGCGGGCCAGCGACATCGAGGGTCGCCGGGTCGGCGCGGACCTCGTCCTCGTGACGTGCGTGTCCATCAGCGGTCATCGTCGGGCACATCGGACGTCCTTGTGGCGCCGCTACGGCCGGCGCTGGCGGATCGTGCACCACCAGGGCACGTTCATCCCGGAGCGGGAGCACGATCCGGGATGA
- the dapF gene encoding diaminopimelate epimerase, whose amino-acid sequence MRDITFAKGHGTRNDFVVFTDQAGMLDLEPVEVRFLCDRRGGVGADGLLRAVRGKHIAEWEGDPDVWFMDYRNADGSIAEMCGNGVRVFVRYLYESGLVNEREVTIGTRAGARHAVLLPDDRVRVGMGPVRLHEGLLGPTVPITVLDGALVERTWDAQPVDVGNPHAVAFTDDIGVLDLTRQPLWPAGEFPLGVNAEFVRVHNEGHVGMRVYERGVGETESCGTGTVAVAAASAARLGLEIGAEERRIRVDVPGGAVVVGLSRPESDGPLMATLTGPAQLVFRGKIVIPDLG is encoded by the coding sequence ATGCGCGACATCACCTTCGCCAAGGGCCACGGCACCCGCAATGACTTCGTGGTCTTCACCGACCAGGCCGGCATGCTGGACCTCGAGCCGGTGGAGGTGCGTTTCCTCTGCGACCGTCGCGGTGGCGTCGGCGCCGACGGGCTCCTGCGCGCCGTCCGCGGCAAGCACATCGCGGAGTGGGAGGGTGACCCCGACGTCTGGTTCATGGACTACCGCAACGCCGACGGCTCGATCGCCGAGATGTGCGGCAACGGGGTGCGCGTGTTCGTCCGCTACCTCTACGAGTCTGGACTGGTGAACGAGCGCGAGGTGACCATCGGGACCCGTGCCGGCGCCCGCCACGCAGTGCTGCTGCCCGATGACCGCGTGCGGGTGGGGATGGGGCCGGTGCGCCTGCACGAAGGACTGCTCGGGCCGACCGTCCCGATCACCGTGCTCGATGGCGCCCTGGTGGAGCGCACCTGGGACGCCCAACCGGTGGACGTCGGCAACCCGCACGCCGTGGCCTTCACCGACGACATCGGTGTCCTCGACCTCACCCGCCAACCGCTGTGGCCGGCAGGGGAGTTCCCGCTGGGGGTGAACGCGGAGTTCGTCCGGGTCCACAACGAGGGCCACGTCGGGATGCGGGTGTACGAGCGGGGGGTCGGCGAGACGGAGTCGTGCGGCACCGGAACGGTGGCCGTGGCGGCTGCCAGCGCGGCGCGTCTCGGCCTGGAGATCGGCGCTGAGGAACGGCGGATACGGGTGGATGTCCCGGGCGGTGCGGTGGTCGTCGGCCTCAGCCGCCCGGAGTCCGACGGCCCTCTCATGGCCACCCTGACCGGTCCGGCCCAACTCGTCTTCCGGGGGAAGATCGTCATCCCCGACCTCGGCTGA
- the miaA gene encoding tRNA (adenosine(37)-N6)-dimethylallyltransferase MiaA — translation MPASPPPPVIAVIGPTASGKTALAIALARRLAAVGRPAEIVNADSMLVYRGMDIGTAKPTPEERAMVHHHLVDIWDIDRTATVADFQRLAREAIADCRARGVLPLLVGGSSLYIRAILDVFEFPGTDPGVRARLEAELAASGAEAMYARLRDLDAGAAAGIEPNNERRIVRALEVIELTGHYTSTLPEHRYALDGVTEIGLSLDRDVLDARIAQRVERMWAEGFVDEVRRLAAHGLREGRTASRALGYRQVLDLLDGVIDEPTAKELTITRTRRFARKQLGWFRRDDRILWVDATRPSEELAEALLMGPLRGLLLPSVT, via the coding sequence GTGCCTGCGTCCCCGCCCCCGCCCGTCATCGCCGTGATCGGTCCCACAGCCTCAGGCAAGACGGCGTTGGCGATCGCCCTGGCCCGGCGGTTGGCGGCCGTCGGAAGGCCTGCCGAGATCGTCAATGCCGACTCGATGCTGGTCTATCGGGGGATGGACATCGGTACCGCCAAGCCGACGCCCGAAGAGCGGGCGATGGTCCACCACCACCTGGTGGACATCTGGGACATCGACCGTACGGCCACGGTGGCCGACTTCCAGCGGCTCGCCCGGGAGGCGATCGCCGACTGCCGGGCGCGAGGGGTGCTGCCCCTGCTCGTCGGGGGCTCATCGCTCTACATCCGCGCGATCCTGGACGTGTTCGAGTTCCCCGGGACCGATCCCGGCGTCCGCGCCCGGCTCGAGGCGGAGCTGGCCGCCTCCGGGGCGGAGGCGATGTACGCCCGACTGCGTGACCTCGACGCCGGGGCCGCGGCCGGCATCGAGCCGAACAACGAGCGCCGTATCGTGCGCGCCCTCGAGGTCATCGAGCTCACCGGGCACTACACTTCCACGCTCCCGGAGCACCGCTACGCCCTGGACGGCGTGACCGAGATCGGTCTCTCCCTCGACCGCGACGTGCTCGACGCCCGGATCGCGCAGCGGGTGGAACGGATGTGGGCGGAGGGATTCGTCGACGAGGTGCGGCGTCTGGCCGCGCACGGTCTGCGGGAGGGACGTACGGCGTCCCGGGCCCTGGGGTACCGGCAGGTCCTCGATCTCCTCGACGGGGTGATCGACGAGCCCACGGCGAAGGAGCTGACGATCACCCGGACCCGCCGCTTCGCCCGCAAGCAACTGGGATGGTTCCGTCGCGACGACCGGATCCTCTGGGTCGACGCCACGCGACCGTCGGAGGAGCTCGCCGAGGCACTGCTCATGGGACCATTGCGGGGACTTCTCCTGCCGTCGGTCACCTGA